One part of the Bradyrhizobium sp. CB1650 genome encodes these proteins:
- a CDS encoding NnrU family protein encodes MGLLVMILGLVLFFAAHVFTTKRKARAQAIAKLGEGTYKILYALVSLAGLALIVWGFGHYRATGWIDVWYPPTALKHITVALMLPAVILVVASYIRGRIYATLKHPMLAGIKLWAAEHLLANGDLGSIILFGSFLGWAVYDRISLKYRTDSGGPPIPVGGATNDLIAVAVGVVAYVALAFAFHPVVIGVPVMGS; translated from the coding sequence GTGGGTCTGCTCGTCATGATCCTGGGGCTCGTGCTGTTTTTCGCGGCCCATGTATTCACCACGAAACGCAAGGCGCGGGCGCAGGCGATCGCGAAGCTGGGTGAGGGGACCTACAAGATCCTCTATGCACTGGTGTCGCTGGCGGGCCTTGCGCTGATCGTCTGGGGCTTTGGCCATTACCGTGCGACCGGCTGGATCGACGTATGGTATCCGCCGACGGCGCTGAAGCATATCACCGTTGCGCTGATGTTGCCCGCGGTCATTCTGGTGGTTGCATCCTACATTCGTGGCCGCATCTATGCGACGTTGAAGCATCCGATGCTGGCGGGCATCAAACTGTGGGCCGCGGAACATCTGTTGGCGAACGGCGATCTCGGCTCCATCATTCTGTTCGGCTCGTTCCTGGGCTGGGCGGTCTATGACCGCATCTCGCTGAAGTACCGTACCGATAGCGGCGGCCCACCGATTCCGGTTGGCGGCGCCACCAACGATCTGATCGCGGTTGCGGTCGGCGTCGTCGCCTACGTCGCGCTCGCCTTCGCGTTCCACCCCGTCGTGATCGGCGTGCCTGTCATGGGGTCCTGA